Within Candidatus Zixiibacteriota bacterium, the genomic segment GTGGACGCCACGCGGCCGGTACAGAAACCCTACGCCGCCCGGGTCGAGGTTCCGAAAGAGGCGATGGCGAGAATCCGGCCGGAACGATGGATCGATCCGGACGACAGAGAACGGCTGCGACGGAGCCGCTGACGGCCGGGCGGCCGGCCCGCAGAACGAGGGAGGAAGAGCATGGCCAGAATCTTTTGGGTGTCCTGCCCGCAATGCGGGGGAGAATTCTACTGCCACTGGCAAGACCTGCGGCACAAGAGGATCCCGCTTCTATGTCCCTACTGCGGCCGGCGGTTCCTGGACAGCGAAAGCCCGAAAATCGTGGAATAGCATCGGCGAGGCCAGCCGATCGAGGCTCGCGTTCATGTCCCAGGATTTGCGCAGCTACTTGGAGCAGATCAAAACCGCCCGGCCCGGGGAGATTCTCACCGTTTCCCGGGAAGTCGACCCGGCCTACGAGATCACCGCCATCGCCGTGAAGCTCGAGCGGGAGGCGAAGCGCCGGCCGGTCCTGCTGTTCGAGAAAGTAAAGGGCACCAGGTTCCCGGTGCTGACGAACCTTCACGCCAGCCGCGCACGGCTCGCGATGGCGATGAAAGTCTCCCCCGAGGAGATGCAGCAGGCCTACGTGCGAGCCCAGGCCAACCCGATCCCGCCCAGAATCGTCACCGAAGCGCCGGTCAAGGAAACGATCCTCACCGGCGACCGGATCGACCTTCGCGAGCTGCCGATGATCGTCCACCACGAGGGCGACGCGGCTCCCTACATCACCGCCGCGATCTCCTTCGCCAGAACGCCGAACGGCGAGGTCTGGAACTGTGCCTACAACCGGCTGATGATCAAGGGTCGCGACACGACCTCGATCCATCTCACTCCCGGAAAGCACCTCTGGGAATTGTACCGCGCCGCGGAAGCGCGTAACGAGCCGCTTCCCGTGGCGTTCGCGATCGGCGTCCACCCCGCGATCGCCCTCGGCTGCCTGGCAGTGGGGCCGATCCAGGAGGACGAGCGCGCGGTCATGGGCGGGTTGATGGGCGAGCCCCTGGAGCTCGTCCACTGCGAGACTTCGGACCTTCTGGTCCCGGCGCACGCGGAGATCGTCCTGGAGGCCGAGATCCTGCCGGGCGAACGAACGGCCGAAGGGCCCTTCGGGGAGTTCACGGGATACAGCCTGGGCGAGCGGCAGCGCCAGGTGGTGAAGGTACGCGCCATCACACGACGCAGGGACGCGCTTTTCCAGGACATCTGCGTCGGCCATCTGGATCACCTGATGCTGTCGACGATCCCGATCGAGGCGAACCTGATCCGCGCGCTTCGCGCCGTGGTGCCGGGCGTCAGGGCGGTGCGCGTCCCCGCGCCTTTCACGTGTTATGTGTCGATCGAGCAGGCGGTTCCGGGGCAGGCGAACAACGCGATTCTGGCGGCGTTCGGCGCCGATCTTTATATGAAGCGAGTCGTCGTGGTCGACCACGATGTCGACATCTTCGACGACCGCCAGGTCAACTGGGCCATCGCTACCCGTTGCCAGCCCGACCGCGATATCACCGTCATCGCGAACACGCGCGGCTCGGACCTGGATCCGTCGGCCCGTGAAGACGGCTTTACCGCCAAATGGGGCGTCGATGCGACGGCCAAGCCTCTGCTGTCGGCGTACGCGCCGCGCCATCGCCTGCCCCGGGAGGTGTGGGAGCGGATCGACCTCAAAGAGCTTCTTTCCTGAACCATGCCCGGTCGCCGGGTTGCCAGAGATGACCGCCGCACCCGCGGGTGCGGGGAGGGACGCCGCCGGTGGAGTTGAGAAGGTTCCTTCGAAAACTCGAAGAGGAAGGAGAGCTGCGGCGAATCGCCGAGCCCGTGGATCCCGAGCACGAAATCGGCGCGGTTTGCTTCATGGAGCTCCGGCGCGGGATACACAGAAACCAGGCGCTGTGGTTCGAGCGGGTTCGAGGCTCCTCCGCTCCCCTGGTGGTCAACCTCCTGGCGTCGCCGAAACGGTTTTTCTCGGCTCTCGGCCTGCCCTCGGGCGGGGAATGGCACCGGTTCTGGCTGGAAAGAACCTCCCGCCCCATCGATCCGGTGCTCGTGGAAAGGGCTCCCTGCCAGGAGGCGGCGGGCGGCTCCTCGAAGCTTTCAGAGCTCCCGATTCCTCTGTGGAACGAGAAGGACGGAGGGCGCTATCTCACGATGCCGTGCGTCATCTCCAGGGATCCCGAGACGAACCAGCGCAACTGCGGCATCTACCGCATGATGCTTCACGAAGACGGTGCCGGCGCCGGCATTCTGGCTCCGCCCTACCGTCACCTCGCCGCTCATCTCGCGAAGTCGTTCGCCCGGGGCGAGGCCCTGCCGGTCGCCGTGGCCCTGGGGGTCGCCCCCGCCGTCCTCATCGCCGCCGCCACGGACTTCCCGTGCGGCGTCGACGAAATCGCCATGGCGGGAGCGCTGCAGGGTGCTCCCGTTGAAATGGTCCCGTGCCGGACGATTCCGCTCGAGGTTCCCGCCGCCGCCGAGGTCGTCCTGGAAGGAACGATTGCGCCCGGAGACGAAAAGGCCGAGGGCCCTTTCGGTGAATTCACCGGCTATTACAGCAGCGGGCCCGCGCTTCGCCCCGTCCTCAGGATCGGCTGCGTCACCCACCGGAAGGATCCCGTCGTTGTGGGCAGCTACGTGGGCCGCCCACCGCAGGAAAACTCCTTGCTGAACGCTCAGCTGACGGCGGTCGAGGTGATCCGGCAATGCCCGCTCCCGGGAATCCGCGATCTTCATCTCGACCCCTCCGGCGTTTTCAATGCCGTCGTTTCGGTCCGACGCTCCTGCGCGGATGGCGCCAGAAGCCTCGCGAGGGCGATTCTGTCCACGCAGGCGGGGCGGAGGATCAAGACCCTGGTGATCGTGGGCGAGGAGATCGATCCGCGCGACCCCGATCAGGTCTCGCGGGCCCTGGCTTACGGGGTGCGCCCCGACCGGGACGTGGAGATCGTCGGCGGTATGCCGGGGGTCTGCGTCGACCCTTCGCTCCCCGACGAGGAGCGACTCGGCGGCACGAACCGCACCTCCAAGATGATCATCGACGCCACGCGGGCGGGCCGGCTGTCCCCGGTCGAGGAATGCCTTCCGCGGCAGGACGTTCTGAAACGCGTGGAACGGAACTGGCGGCGCTACGGCGGCCACTGAGGTCAGAACAGGCCGCCCTCGACGATCGACGCGCCCGCGGCCGCGGCCAGCAAGGCGACCGCCACGTTGATCAGGTTGAGCCGCTCCAGCCACGCGTACGCCTTGATCTGCGCGGTGCGTCTCTTTTCGACGTCCGCCAGCGACGGATCGGAATCGACGGGCAATTTCTGGATGAGCCTCGGCCGGAGCACGAAGCTGATAACGGCGACGTTGACGACCGTAACCAGCCACGCAAGGATCATGAGGGCGAGCGAGCGGCCGTGGCCGTAGGCCCACAGCCCGGAAGAGAGGAGAATGCCGAGGTCCCCCGTGAGATAGAGACGCGAAACGCCGCTCAGCCCGAGAAGCGACAATGCGGTCCATCCGCTGTAGAGAAAAACGGTTCCCACGCGCTGGGAGATCACGACGGCGTGAGGCGCGGGGATCAGCGTCAGAGCCGGCCGCAGCAGAAAGTAGTTGAAGATGACCGAGCCTACCCAGAAGGCGGCCGCAAGATCGTGGATCAGGTTGAGCGTCAACAACATCGTCCGCTCCCGCCCGACAACGGCTTCCGACGATGCCGCGCGGCGAGCCCGGCGAGGCTCGAACGGCCGTCCTGGCGTCTCGGCCGCATCAGAACAACCCGCCGGCGGCAACGGAGCTGCCCGCCAGGAGAGCGAGAGCGGAGGCGATCATGTTCAGGAGCCGCAGGCGATCGACCCATCGAGCGCTTCCCGCCGGAATCGTCTTTTTGTCTCCCCCGCCGGCCGGCAGTCCCAGGCGCGCCGACAGCTTTTCGATCCAGAGCGGTCGCAAGATGAAGATCATCGCCGACAGGCTGGCGAGACTCGCGAGCCAGGCGATGATCATGATCAGCATCGCTCGGCCGTGCCCGTGAACGAAAAGGTCGGTCGAAGCCAGGATCCCGAGGTCTTCTCTCAGATAGAGGCGATGGAGCCCGGTCAAAAGGAGCAAGGCGAGCGCGATCCACGCGCCGGAGATGAAAACGGTTGCCGTCCGCCGCTGCAGCGCCGTTCCATGGGCCGGAGGAATCAGGCGCACCGCCGGTCGCAACAGGAAATAATCGAACAGCGCCGCCCCCACGAGCAAGGCGGCGGCCAGGACGTGAACGACCCTCAGGCCGAGAACCATGCGAGACCGACTAGCAAAATTCATTCTCCGCCCCTCGCGCCTCGTGCCCGCCCGGTTAACCTTTTGTGGTCGGGACTTTGCTACGAACTCGAAGCGTCGAAAAAGGCACGGGAATCGCCGGTTTTCTCCGAAACATGGGAAAACGGCCGCACCCATTTCCCAGGAAATGGAATTTGCGCGGCCGGTAAAGGGACCGGGGCTTAGCGACCGAGGGAGTGGACAGATGACCGATTCCGAAACATTGCAGCCGGTCCACGAAAAGATCGAAGCTTACATGGACGGCCTCCTCAAAAAGTACGACGAGGAAGTCCTGCTGGAGATGGAAGGCCTGGCGAAAAAGCACGGCTTTCCCATCGTCGGCCGGGTGGTGGGGAATTTCCTGCACGTCCTGGCGAAGTCGATCGGCGCGAGGACGATTTTCGAGTTCGGCTCGGGTTTCGGCTACTCCGCTTACTGGTTTTCCCTGGGAATGGACGGCGGAGAGTTGATTTTGACCGACGGCAGCAAGTCCAACATTTCCGTGGCCCGGCAATACCTGTCGCGGCTCCCCCGGAGTTGCCGGTTTCAATTCCACGCCGCCTGGGCCCAGGATGTGTTCAAAGAGACCTCCGGCGACTTCGACATCGTCTACAACGATGCCGACAAGGGGGACTACGTCGAGATCTGGGAGCTCGCGCGCGAGAGGATTCGACCGGGAGGCTATTACATCGCGGACAACGTCCTCTGGTACGGGCGCGTGGTTGCCGAAAGCGTCGAGCATGACATCGAGCCCGGCTGGACCGAGACGATCAAGGAACACAACTCGCTTATATTCG encodes:
- a CDS encoding UbiD family decarboxylase, which translates into the protein MSQDLRSYLEQIKTARPGEILTVSREVDPAYEITAIAVKLEREAKRRPVLLFEKVKGTRFPVLTNLHASRARLAMAMKVSPEEMQQAYVRAQANPIPPRIVTEAPVKETILTGDRIDLRELPMIVHHEGDAAPYITAAISFARTPNGEVWNCAYNRLMIKGRDTTSIHLTPGKHLWELYRAAEARNEPLPVAFAIGVHPAIALGCLAVGPIQEDERAVMGGLMGEPLELVHCETSDLLVPAHAEIVLEAEILPGERTAEGPFGEFTGYSLGERQRQVVKVRAITRRRDALFQDICVGHLDHLMLSTIPIEANLIRALRAVVPGVRAVRVPAPFTCYVSIEQAVPGQANNAILAAFGADLYMKRVVVVDHDVDIFDDRQVNWAIATRCQPDRDITVIANTRGSDLDPSAREDGFTAKWGVDATAKPLLSAYAPRHRLPREVWERIDLKELLS
- a CDS encoding UbiD family decarboxylase, with translation MELRRFLRKLEEEGELRRIAEPVDPEHEIGAVCFMELRRGIHRNQALWFERVRGSSAPLVVNLLASPKRFFSALGLPSGGEWHRFWLERTSRPIDPVLVERAPCQEAAGGSSKLSELPIPLWNEKDGGRYLTMPCVISRDPETNQRNCGIYRMMLHEDGAGAGILAPPYRHLAAHLAKSFARGEALPVAVALGVAPAVLIAAATDFPCGVDEIAMAGALQGAPVEMVPCRTIPLEVPAAAEVVLEGTIAPGDEKAEGPFGEFTGYYSSGPALRPVLRIGCVTHRKDPVVVGSYVGRPPQENSLLNAQLTAVEVIRQCPLPGIRDLHLDPSGVFNAVVSVRRSCADGARSLARAILSTQAGRRIKTLVIVGEEIDPRDPDQVSRALAYGVRPDRDVEIVGGMPGVCVDPSLPDEERLGGTNRTSKMIIDATRAGRLSPVEECLPRQDVLKRVERNWRRYGGH
- a CDS encoding O-methyltransferase, coding for MTDSETLQPVHEKIEAYMDGLLKKYDEEVLLEMEGLAKKHGFPIVGRVVGNFLHVLAKSIGARTIFEFGSGFGYSAYWFSLGMDGGELILTDGSKSNISVARQYLSRLPRSCRFQFHAAWAQDVFKETSGDFDIVYNDADKGDYVEIWELARERIRPGGYYIADNVLWYGRVVAESVEHDIEPGWTETIKEHNSLIFDDAGFDAFINPTRDGVVVARRK